Below is a window of Veillonella rodentium DNA.
TAGATGCACAAGCGGTGCTATCCGTTGTAAGAGATAAATCTACTATAGAAATTACTTGTTTTGTGGATAAAATCGTACTTCGCGGTGTAGAAACAAATGATGATATGTATGCAGCTATCGATTTAGTTGTAGATAAAATTATTCGACAAATTCACAAACATAAAACTCGTTTAGCTAAACGTTTCAAAAAACAGGAAGCGTTCCATCCTGCTCAACTGGATGTACCTGTGGAAGAAGAAACCATCGAAGTTGTAAAACGGAAGCATTTTGCTGTACGTCCAATGGATGTAGAGGAAGCTATTTTGCAAATGAATCTTATCGGACATGATTTCTTCATGTTCTTCAATGCGGAAACGGAAAGTATGAATGTCGTATATCGCAGACATGATGGGTTCTACGGTTTGATTGAACCGGAACTTCAATAATTGATAATATCGGTTGACCATTTATTCTAAACTCCTTTCTATTGTCAGAGTCGGCCGATTATTATAAAAAAGTGGATGACTATTTATGTCATCCACTTTTTATGTGTAGACTTTTCTAGATCGACTGTCAATGAAAGTATATCAGGTTAAAAATATATCTTTTAATTTTGAGTTTATTATGGAACGGTAATGTGGAGAAATAATAGTAAAACACCTTGAATTCTTTGACTATTCAAGGCGTTTTCGTTATAATAAATTAGATAAGATAATGTAAGATGTCCTGTAGAGGAGTGATTTGTTTGTTAGGCTTTTTACAAAGGCTAATTGGCAATAATAGCGCTCATGAAATTAAGAAGATGCGCACTATTGTCGACCATATTAATGAAATTGAACCTAATTATGTAAAGCTCAGTGATACTAATTTAGTTGCTAAAACAGATGAGTTTAAGCGTCGCATACAAAAGGGTGAATCCCTGGATGATATATTACCGGAAGCATTTGCTGTCGTTCGCGAAGCATCTAAACGCGTGTTGGGAATGCGTCATTTTGATACGCAAATGATCGGCGGTATTGCACTTCATCGTGGAAATATTTCAGAAATGCGTACCGGTGAAGGTAAAACCTTGGTAGCGACATTGCCGGTATATTTAAATGCCCTTACAGGTAAAGGTGTTCATGTTGTTACTGTCAATGATTATTTGGCTACGCGTGATAGCGAGTGGATGGGGAAATTATATAAATTTTTAGGACTATCTGTCGGTCTTATCGTAGCAAACCTTGATTATAATCAACGTAAGGAAGCTTATTCTTGCGATATTACATATGGTACAAATAATGAGTTCGGGTTTGACTATCTGCGTGATAACATGGTATCCGATGCATCGCAAATGGTGCAGCGGCCTTTGAATTATGCTATCGTCGATGAAGTTGACTCTATTCTTATCGATGAGGCTAGAACTCCATTGATTATTTCGGGACCTGGTCAACGTTCTACGGATAATTATTATAAGTTGGCTAAAATCGTTCCTCATCTTGTAAAAGATGAAGACTATACGATTGATGAAAAACAGAAGACCATTGCGCCTACGGATTCGGGTATTGCTAAAGTGGAAAAAATGCTTGGCGTTGAAAATCTGTATGATTCTGAAAATATCGAGTTGAATCATTTGCTCGGTGCCTCCTTACGTGCTTACGCAATGATGCATCGCGATGTCGATTATGTGGTCAAGGACAATGAAGTCGTTATTGTCGATGAATTTACGGGACGTTTGATGTTCGGCCGCCGTTATTCCGATGGCTTGCATCAGGCAATCGAAGCAAAGGAAGGATTACAGGTTGAACGTGAAAGCCAGACCTTGGCATCCATTACATTTCAGAACTATTTCCGTATGTATGAAAAGTTAGCAGGTATGACCGGTACAGCCAAAACGGAAGAAAAGGAATTCAACGATATTTACGGATTGGACGTATTGCCGATTCCACCTAATAAACCGTTGGCCCGTGTGGATTTACCGGATCAGATTTTTAAAACGAAGGCTGCTAAGTATCGTGCCGTTGTACGAAATGCTGTAGAGCGCCATCAGAAGGGGCAACCGATTTTGATCGGTACAACTTCCATCACGCAATCTGAAGAACTTTCAGATATGCTGTTACGTGCCGGTGTACCTCACAAGGTTTTGAACGCGAAACATCATGAAAAAGAAGCGGAAATCATTGCAGATGCGGGCCAAATGGGTATGGTGACCATTGCCACGAACATGGCCGGTCGCGGTACTGATATTTCCCTCGGTGAAGGTGTGGCTGAACTCGGCGGTTTGGCTATTTTAGGTACGGAACGTCATGAAAGCCGTCGTATCGATAATCAATTACGCGGTCGTGCAGGCCGTCAAGGTGACCCGGGGTCATCGCAGTTCTTCTTGTCCTTAGAGGATGATTTGATGCGTATCTTTGGTGCCGACAATATTTCGGGCATCATGGATAAATTAGGCATGGAAGAAGACGAGCCTATCGAACATTCGTTGATTACTAAATCAATTGAACGAGCTCAAAAGAAAGTAGAAGATCATAACTATAATATTCGTAAGTATGTCCTTGAATATGATGATGTTATGAATCAACAACGTGAAGTCCTGTATGAACAACGTCGTCGCATTTTATGCAATGAATCGTTGCGTGAAACTATAGATGAAATGATTAATAAGCTGGTGACTGAGTCTGTAGATACTTATGCAGATGAAAAACTCTATC
It encodes the following:
- the hpf gene encoding ribosome hibernation-promoting factor, HPF/YfiA family; translation: MKVAIRGKNIEVTNALREYIEKRLSKLTRYFDDELDAQAVLSVVRDKSTIEITCFVDKIVLRGVETNDDMYAAIDLVVDKIIRQIHKHKTRLAKRFKKQEAFHPAQLDVPVEEETIEVVKRKHFAVRPMDVEEAILQMNLIGHDFFMFFNAETESMNVVYRRHDGFYGLIEPELQ
- the secA gene encoding preprotein translocase subunit SecA; amino-acid sequence: MLGFLQRLIGNNSAHEIKKMRTIVDHINEIEPNYVKLSDTNLVAKTDEFKRRIQKGESLDDILPEAFAVVREASKRVLGMRHFDTQMIGGIALHRGNISEMRTGEGKTLVATLPVYLNALTGKGVHVVTVNDYLATRDSEWMGKLYKFLGLSVGLIVANLDYNQRKEAYSCDITYGTNNEFGFDYLRDNMVSDASQMVQRPLNYAIVDEVDSILIDEARTPLIISGPGQRSTDNYYKLAKIVPHLVKDEDYTIDEKQKTIAPTDSGIAKVEKMLGVENLYDSENIELNHLLGASLRAYAMMHRDVDYVVKDNEVVIVDEFTGRLMFGRRYSDGLHQAIEAKEGLQVERESQTLASITFQNYFRMYEKLAGMTGTAKTEEKEFNDIYGLDVLPIPPNKPLARVDLPDQIFKTKAAKYRAVVRNAVERHQKGQPILIGTTSITQSEELSDMLLRAGVPHKVLNAKHHEKEAEIIADAGQMGMVTIATNMAGRGTDISLGEGVAELGGLAILGTERHESRRIDNQLRGRAGRQGDPGSSQFFLSLEDDLMRIFGADNISGIMDKLGMEEDEPIEHSLITKSIERAQKKVEDHNYNIRKYVLEYDDVMNQQREVLYEQRRRILCNESLRETIDEMINKLVTESVDTYADEKLYPEEWDYEGLYKHLSQYFLTEDIMSAQDMEEYSRQDLLERLLDIAHEEYQDRVDMLGEAMFGQLEKAIMLRVVDNKWMEHLDNMDMLREGIGLRAYGQKNPLVEYKFEAYEMFQRMIEAIQDETIMALYKIRAQLIEEIEQPVDHLEGAQPHHEDVLEPQNID